The proteins below come from a single Lactobacillus johnsonii genomic window:
- a CDS encoding glycosyltransferase: MKILIVIDDYFNKSNGMSISTQRFVHEFKKMGQDVRILSSIAGGEPDYSLPIMTIPIFKNIIAKEGFHFAKPRKEIIKDAIRWADLVHLEDPFPVCWSAAKIAKQMRKPITGTFHLYPENLTASVPVLDHASINSAFMRLFRDTTFNYCSYLQCPTSKVEQRLKKYNFKSKLIVISNGISDYYLQNNQKTTTTDPFTILSIGRFSNEKDQKTLIKAIGRSKYKDRIKLILAGKGPLKNEYISLCQRLKINAQFGFYSRNDLKQIMDQSNIVVHCANVEVEGMACMEAFATGCVPIIAQSPLSSTSSYALSPNNLFPAGRSEILTQRIDYWINHPKDLKVMSTNYQNYAKSLTVEFSAKKVLTMMKNAQKNYISN; the protein is encoded by the coding sequence ATGAAAATTTTAATTGTTATCGATGATTATTTCAATAAAAGTAATGGGATGTCAATCTCAACGCAGCGCTTTGTTCACGAATTTAAAAAAATGGGTCAAGATGTCCGTATCCTTTCTTCCATTGCAGGCGGAGAACCAGATTACTCTCTTCCAATAATGACCATCCCAATTTTTAAAAATATTATTGCTAAAGAAGGATTTCATTTTGCTAAACCTAGAAAAGAAATAATCAAAGACGCTATTAGATGGGCAGATTTAGTCCACTTAGAGGACCCTTTCCCGGTTTGCTGGAGCGCAGCTAAAATTGCCAAACAGATGAGAAAGCCAATTACAGGTACTTTTCATCTTTATCCTGAAAATCTAACTGCTTCGGTTCCAGTTTTAGACCATGCCAGCATCAACTCTGCTTTTATGAGATTATTTCGTGATACTACTTTTAATTACTGTAGCTATTTACAATGTCCAACTTCGAAAGTCGAACAGCGTTTAAAAAAATATAACTTCAAATCCAAGTTAATAGTTATCTCGAATGGGATTAGTGATTATTATTTACAAAATAATCAGAAAACAACAACAACTGATCCCTTTACAATACTTTCAATCGGCCGTTTTTCAAATGAAAAGGATCAAAAGACCTTAATTAAAGCTATCGGACGTAGTAAATACAAAGATAGAATCAAATTAATTTTAGCTGGGAAAGGACCCTTAAAGAATGAATATATCTCCCTTTGCCAAAGACTAAAGATCAATGCTCAGTTTGGCTTTTATTCTAGAAATGACTTAAAACAGATCATGGATCAATCCAATATTGTTGTTCATTGTGCTAACGTGGAAGTTGAAGGGATGGCTTGCATGGAAGCTTTTGCGACTGGGTGTGTACCCATAATTGCCCAAAGTCCTCTCTCTTCTACCAGTTCATATGCTTTAAGTCCTAACAATCTTTTTCCCGCTGGAAGAAGCGAAATTTTAACTCAAAGAATTGATTACTGGATTAATCATCCCAAAGATTTAAAAGTCATGAGCACAAATTACCAAAATTATGCTAAATCTCTTACAGTTGAATTTTCTGCTAAAAAGGTCCTAACAATGATGAAAAATGCTCAAAAAAATTATATTTCAAACTAA
- a CDS encoding isochorismatase family cysteine hydrolase, with protein MKKALLIIDYTNDFIADNGSLTCGKPAQALEDYLIELANKFYDNGDYVIFPTDGHTGNTFSPEYKLFPPHNIVGTPGQELYGKLKDWYEAHKSSDRVYKFNKNRYSSFQNTNLDNYLRERKINDLWLTGVCTDICVLHTAMTAYNLNYNLTIPSKGVTTFTEHGQEWALDHFKNALGAKVIE; from the coding sequence ATGAAAAAGGCACTATTAATTATTGACTACACTAATGACTTCATTGCAGACAATGGTTCTCTTACCTGTGGAAAGCCAGCTCAAGCTTTAGAAGATTATTTAATCGAATTAGCAAATAAATTTTATGATAATGGAGACTATGTAATTTTTCCAACTGATGGACATACCGGTAATACATTTAGTCCGGAATATAAGCTCTTCCCACCACATAATATTGTTGGTACACCAGGACAAGAGTTATACGGTAAGTTAAAAGATTGGTATGAAGCTCACAAGTCTAGTGACCGAGTATATAAATTTAACAAAAATCGCTATTCTTCTTTCCAAAATACTAATCTTGATAACTACTTACGCGAACGTAAAATTAACGACCTATGGTTAACGGGAGTATGTACAGACATTTGTGTTCTTCATACGGCTATGACTGCCTATAATTTAAACTATAATTTAACTATTCCAAGTAAAGGTGTTACTACCTTTACTGAACATGGTCAAGAATGGGCCTTAGATCATTTTAAAAATGCCTTAGGCGCAAAAGTAATAGAATAA
- the ppc gene encoding phosphoenolpyruvate carboxylase, whose product MSIKKLENSSDHAMVAEEVKILTNLLNESIRQLSGDVIFNKIQDLIKISAQKDYDALEEQIASLTNQEMIVVARYFATLPLLVNISEDVELASEVNLLNNTDQDYLGKLEDTIDLVSQKENASEILKHVNVVPVLTAHPTQVQRKTVLELTDQIHGLLRSYREVKNGTINQAEWTEKLRAYIEILMQTDIIRSHKLQVSNEITNVLAYYPKALIPAITKFTARYQELAKKHNLNLSGATPITMGMWIGGDRDGNPYVTAETLKLSATLQSQVIFEYYIKQLNKLYRTISMSTSYMKPSSAVEKLSDLSNDDSPFRTNEPYRRAFYYIESRLLHTEYTLLGTADKNSFVKKRDLENLDKIPVYKNPQDFKADLITIKESLEEDHDQAVVRSFFTELLEAIDIFGFHLATIDMRQDSSVNEACVAELLKSAGICDDYSDLPEKDKVKVLLNELNNDPRNLHANNKPKSELLQKELNIYKTARQLKDCIGEDVIKQHIISHTESVSDLLEQAIMLKEYDLLNNQGARIQVVPLFETVEDLENSREIMKEFLNLDIVKKWLASQNNYQEIMLGYSDSNKDGGYLASCWNLYKAQKDLTAMGKKLGVNITFMHGRGGTVGRGGGPSYEAITAQPFGSINDRIRMTEQGEIIQNKYGNQDTAYYNLEMLASATIDRIVSKQIVSEDDIGGFRSSMDEIVLDSNKVYRKLVFETPAFLDYFLQATPIKQISNLNIGSRPAARKKITDFSGLRAIPWVFSWSQSRIMFPGWYGVGSAFKHFIDANPNNLHTLQKMYQGWPFFHSLLSNVDMVLSKSNMDIAKQYADLCEDEDTKKVFDTIYQEWKLTKEVILQIEGNKELLADNPSLKMSLNYRMPYFNILNYIQIEMIKRDRVDEIAGVYESILPITINGVTSGLRNSG is encoded by the coding sequence ATGTCCATTAAGAAGTTAGAAAATAGCAGCGATCATGCAATGGTAGCTGAAGAAGTTAAAATTTTGACCAACTTACTTAACGAGAGTATACGTCAATTAAGTGGGGATGTGATTTTTAATAAAATTCAAGATTTAATTAAAATCTCCGCCCAAAAAGACTACGATGCTCTTGAAGAGCAAATTGCTAGCCTTACTAATCAAGAAATGATTGTCGTTGCACGTTATTTTGCAACTTTACCTTTATTAGTTAATATTTCTGAAGATGTAGAGTTAGCTAGTGAAGTTAACCTACTCAATAATACGGATCAAGACTATCTTGGTAAACTTGAAGATACGATTGACTTAGTTTCTCAAAAAGAAAATGCAAGTGAAATTCTTAAGCATGTTAATGTAGTTCCCGTTTTAACTGCTCACCCTACTCAAGTTCAAAGAAAAACTGTCCTTGAACTAACTGACCAAATCCATGGTTTATTACGTAGTTATCGTGAAGTTAAAAACGGAACTATTAACCAAGCTGAATGGACTGAAAAACTCCGCGCTTACATTGAGATTTTAATGCAAACCGATATTATTCGTAGCCACAAACTACAGGTTTCTAATGAAATTACAAACGTTTTAGCATACTATCCTAAGGCTTTGATTCCAGCTATCACTAAATTTACAGCTCGCTATCAAGAATTAGCTAAAAAACATAATTTAAATCTATCTGGTGCCACCCCAATTACCATGGGAATGTGGATCGGAGGCGATCGTGATGGAAATCCATATGTTACTGCCGAAACATTAAAGTTGAGTGCCACTTTGCAAAGCCAAGTAATCTTTGAATACTATATTAAACAGCTAAACAAGCTCTACCGCACGATTTCAATGTCTACTTCTTATATGAAGCCTTCATCCGCTGTTGAAAAATTATCAGATCTCTCAAATGATGATTCACCATTTAGAACGAATGAACCATATCGTCGTGCTTTCTACTATATTGAGAGCCGTTTACTTCATACTGAATATACTCTTTTAGGCACAGCTGATAAAAATAGTTTTGTTAAAAAACGCGATTTGGAAAACTTAGACAAAATTCCTGTTTACAAGAATCCACAAGATTTTAAAGCTGATTTAATTACAATTAAAGAATCGCTCGAAGAAGATCATGACCAAGCTGTAGTTAGAAGTTTCTTTACTGAGCTATTAGAAGCAATTGATATCTTTGGTTTCCATTTGGCAACAATTGATATGCGTCAAGATTCTAGTGTAAACGAAGCTTGTGTTGCTGAATTACTCAAGAGTGCCGGAATTTGTGATGATTATAGTGACTTACCAGAAAAAGATAAGGTTAAAGTTTTACTTAATGAGTTAAACAATGATCCACGTAATCTTCACGCTAACAACAAGCCAAAATCTGAACTGCTCCAAAAGGAATTAAATATCTACAAGACTGCTCGTCAACTCAAGGATTGTATTGGTGAAGATGTAATTAAACAACACATTATTTCTCATACTGAAAGTGTCTCTGATCTTCTTGAACAAGCAATCATGCTTAAAGAATATGATCTTTTAAATAATCAAGGAGCTCGCATTCAAGTTGTGCCATTATTTGAAACAGTTGAAGACTTAGAAAACTCTCGTGAAATTATGAAAGAATTTCTAAATCTTGACATTGTTAAAAAGTGGCTTGCTTCTCAAAATAATTACCAAGAAATTATGCTGGGCTACTCTGACTCAAATAAAGATGGTGGCTACTTAGCTTCTTGCTGGAATCTTTACAAGGCTCAGAAAGACTTAACTGCAATGGGCAAGAAATTGGGTGTTAATATTACCTTCATGCACGGCCGTGGGGGAACTGTTGGACGTGGTGGTGGTCCTTCTTATGAAGCCATTACTGCTCAACCTTTTGGCTCAATTAATGACCGTATTCGAATGACTGAACAAGGTGAAATCATTCAAAACAAGTATGGTAATCAAGATACTGCTTACTACAATTTGGAAATGCTGGCCTCAGCTACTATCGACCGTATTGTTTCTAAACAAATTGTAAGTGAAGATGATATTGGTGGATTCCGTTCCTCAATGGATGAAATTGTTTTAGACAGTAATAAAGTTTACCGTAAGCTTGTTTTTGAAACACCAGCTTTTCTTGACTACTTCTTGCAAGCTACACCAATTAAGCAAATTTCCAACTTAAATATTGGTTCTCGTCCAGCAGCAAGAAAGAAGATTACTGATTTTTCAGGCTTAAGAGCTATTCCTTGGGTATTCTCATGGTCACAAAGTCGAATTATGTTCCCTGGCTGGTATGGTGTTGGTTCTGCCTTCAAGCACTTCATTGATGCCAATCCTAATAACCTCCACACCTTACAAAAGATGTATCAAGGTTGGCCTTTCTTCCACTCCCTTCTCTCCAATGTTGATATGGTTCTTTCCAAATCTAACATGGATATTGCCAAACAATATGCGGACCTATGTGAAGATGAAGATACTAAAAAAGTCTTTGATACTATCTATCAAGAATGGAAACTTACTAAAGAAGTAATCCTTCAAATTGAAGGTAACAAAGAATTACTTGCAGATAACCCAAGTTTAAAGATGAGCTTAAATTACCGGATGCCATACTTCAATATTCTTAACTACATTCAAATTGAAATGATTAAACGAGACCGCGTCGATGAGATTGCCGGCGTTTATGAAAGTATTTTACCGATTACCATTAATGGGGTAACCTCTGGCTTACGTAATTCGGGATAG
- the pyrR gene encoding bifunctional pyr operon transcriptional regulator/uracil phosphoribosyltransferase PyrR produces the protein MVKEIWDKPAMQRAIVRITYEIIERYKGVDELVLVGIKTRGVYLARRIGDRLEEIEKKIIPVGELDITSYRDDRRVDINQEKISNLEPKNLNITNKHVVLVDDVLYTGRTIRAAMDALIATGRPKSIAVAVLVDRGHRELPIKADFVGKNIPTALSEQVAVNVKEIDGIDSIELIKLK, from the coding sequence ATGGTAAAAGAAATTTGGGATAAGCCTGCAATGCAGCGAGCTATTGTGAGGATTACATATGAAATTATTGAAAGGTATAAGGGCGTAGATGAGCTGGTTTTAGTTGGAATCAAAACTCGTGGGGTCTATCTGGCACGTAGAATTGGGGATCGACTTGAAGAAATTGAAAAGAAGATTATTCCAGTAGGCGAACTAGATATAACCTCTTATCGAGATGATCGTAGAGTTGATATTAATCAAGAAAAGATTTCAAATTTAGAACCCAAAAATTTAAATATTACTAATAAACATGTTGTATTAGTAGACGATGTCCTTTATACCGGAAGAACTATTCGGGCTGCGATGGATGCTTTGATTGCAACTGGACGTCCAAAGTCAATTGCAGTTGCAGTTTTGGTGGACCGAGGACATCGAGAGTTACCAATTAAGGCAGATTTTGTCGGAAAGAACATTCCAACAGCCTTGAGCGAACAAGTAGCAGTTAATGTTAAAGAAATCGATGGTATTGATAGTATTGAGTTAATCAAATTAAAGTAA
- a CDS encoding carbamoyl phosphate synthase small subunit, which produces MKRYLILEDGSIYEGEGFGADCESSGEVVFTTGMTGYQEAITDQSYADQILVFTNPLIGNYGITLADYESLEPQIKGVICHQVARHPDNWRMQTTLPEFLKQLNIPGLQGVDTRELVKKLRIHGTLKGRITDSKENAVSIAQELKQKNITHGVISRVSTKNSYPVPGSKRNIVVIDFGIKHSILRELAERDCNCIVLPYTATAEEILNLNPDGVLLSNGPGNPEEMLMAAKMVQEVEKHVPLFGICMGHQVFALANGASTYKMKFGHRGFNHPVREIATGNIGFTSQNHGYAVDPKSIDKENLMITHVEVNDGTVEGLRHKKYPAFSVQFHPDATPGPHDEDSLFDDFMSMIDQRKEEERHA; this is translated from the coding sequence ATGAAACGCTATTTAATTTTAGAAGATGGTAGTATTTATGAAGGCGAAGGCTTTGGAGCTGATTGTGAAAGTAGTGGTGAGGTTGTTTTTACAACAGGGATGACGGGCTATCAAGAAGCAATTACGGATCAAAGTTATGCCGATCAGATTTTGGTTTTTACTAATCCTTTAATTGGAAATTATGGGATTACTTTGGCTGATTATGAATCACTTGAGCCACAAATTAAGGGCGTTATTTGCCACCAAGTAGCACGTCACCCAGACAATTGGCGTATGCAAACAACCTTGCCAGAATTTTTAAAACAATTGAACATCCCTGGCTTGCAGGGAGTTGATACCCGTGAATTGGTTAAGAAATTAAGAATTCACGGTACCCTAAAAGGAAGAATTACTGATTCAAAGGAAAATGCAGTAAGTATTGCTCAAGAATTAAAGCAAAAAAACATTACCCACGGTGTAATCAGCCGTGTTTCAACGAAGAACTCTTATCCAGTACCTGGCTCAAAAAGAAATATAGTTGTTATCGACTTTGGTATTAAGCATAGTATTTTACGAGAATTAGCGGAGAGAGACTGTAACTGTATTGTCTTACCTTACACTGCAACAGCCGAAGAAATTTTAAATCTTAATCCAGATGGTGTGCTTTTATCAAATGGACCTGGAAATCCAGAAGAAATGCTTATGGCTGCAAAAATGGTCCAAGAAGTTGAAAAACATGTTCCGCTATTTGGAATTTGTATGGGCCATCAAGTCTTTGCACTCGCAAATGGGGCTAGTACCTACAAAATGAAATTTGGACACCGCGGCTTTAATCATCCTGTAAGAGAAATTGCCACTGGTAATATTGGTTTTACTTCTCAAAATCATGGTTATGCGGTAGATCCTAAATCTATTGATAAAGAAAATTTGATGATTACTCATGTTGAAGTAAATGATGGCACGGTTGAAGGATTACGTCATAAAAAATATCCTGCCTTTTCAGTCCAATTTCACCCCGATGCAACTCCAGGCCCTCATGATGAAGACTCATTATTTGATGATTTTATGTCAATGATTGACCAAAGAAAGGAAGAAGAGCGTCATGCCTAA
- the carB gene encoding carbamoyl-phosphate synthase large subunit: MPKRTDIHKIMVIGSGPIIIGQAAEFDYSGTQACLALREEGYEVVLVNSNPATIMTDTTIADKVYIEPLTVESISRIIRQEYPDAILPTLGGQVGLNMALSLAKTGILDELNIELLGTRLSSIEQAEDREKFKELCKELGEPVPPSTTVNTVEEALEFGDRIGYPIIVRPAFTMGGTGGGICNNHEELAKIAKNGLELSPVTECLIEKSIAGYKEIEFEVMRDHDDNAMIVCCMENFDPVGIHTGDSIVFSPSQTLSDKEYQMLRDCSLRLIRALKIEGGCNVQLALDPNSFDYDVIEVNPRVSRSSALASKATGYPIAKMAAKIAIGMTLDEIKNPVTRTTYAEFEPALDYVVCKIPRWPFDKFSKADRTLSTQMKATGEVMAIGRTAEEAMQKAVRSLEIDEKDLYSKAAHHASDEEIEQKLVKAQDDRLFYLAEAFRRGYSLEDVHELTKINFYFLDIVSHMVEMEKNIQANKDNLETLRLAKKYGFSDATIATLWNESIDQIRDLRKNNGIIPVYKMVDTCAAEFESKTPYFYSTYDGENESHKSGKKSVIVIGSGPIRIGQGVEFDYATVHCVKALQKMGYEAIVINSNPETVSTDFSISDKLYFEPLTLEDVLNVCDLEKPEGVIVQFGGQTSINLAAGLQDHGIKILGTSVKDLNRAEDRELFDQIIKKLKLNQPKGLTATTHEGVIKAAEELGYPVLVRPSYVLGGKAMEIVYNKGELEEYLHDHVDIAADHPILVDDYLDGRECDVDAICDGQDVLLPGIMEHIEHAGVHSGDSMAVYPPQNFTDEVKDKIMDVTRKLALTLNCVGIMNIQFIVRNGEVYVIEVNPRASRTVPFLSKITGIEMAQVATRVIMGESLAQQGYSDGLAPEPELISVKAPVFSFSKLADVDSYLGPEMKSTGEVMGSDHTFAKALYKAFAGAKMQLPENGNVLLTIEDKDKEKILPIAKRFARIGYRIFATKGTADFLKNDGLHVDLVTKVHENENADDNILNELREGRIDLVINTMGHDIEKNSDGFIIRQMAIQQNVPLLTALDTADALLTSLENRSFATDALK, translated from the coding sequence ATGCCTAAGAGAACAGATATTCATAAGATTATGGTAATTGGTTCTGGTCCAATTATTATTGGTCAAGCTGCAGAATTTGATTATTCAGGAACACAGGCTTGCTTAGCTCTTCGCGAAGAGGGCTATGAGGTAGTATTAGTTAATTCAAACCCAGCTACAATCATGACTGACACTACCATTGCAGACAAGGTTTATATTGAACCCCTAACTGTGGAATCAATCTCAAGAATCATTAGACAAGAGTATCCTGATGCAATTTTACCAACGCTTGGTGGGCAAGTTGGATTAAATATGGCCCTTTCATTAGCTAAAACAGGAATTTTGGATGAGTTAAATATTGAATTATTAGGAACAAGACTTTCTTCGATTGAACAAGCAGAAGATAGAGAGAAATTTAAAGAGTTATGTAAAGAATTGGGTGAGCCCGTTCCACCATCAACAACTGTTAATACTGTTGAAGAAGCTTTAGAGTTTGGCGATAGAATTGGCTATCCAATTATCGTTCGTCCAGCCTTTACTATGGGCGGAACTGGTGGTGGTATTTGTAATAATCATGAAGAGTTAGCAAAAATTGCCAAGAACGGATTAGAACTGTCACCTGTTACTGAATGTTTAATTGAGAAATCGATTGCGGGCTATAAAGAAATTGAATTTGAAGTAATGCGTGATCATGATGATAATGCAATGATTGTGTGTTGCATGGAGAATTTTGATCCAGTTGGAATTCACACTGGGGATTCGATTGTTTTTTCACCTAGTCAGACCTTGAGTGATAAAGAATACCAAATGCTTCGTGATTGCTCTTTACGTTTAATTAGGGCTCTTAAAATTGAGGGAGGTTGTAATGTTCAGCTAGCCTTAGATCCTAATAGCTTTGACTATGATGTCATTGAAGTGAATCCTCGAGTTTCACGATCAAGTGCATTGGCTTCAAAAGCAACCGGTTATCCTATTGCAAAAATGGCCGCAAAAATTGCAATTGGTATGACATTAGATGAAATTAAAAATCCGGTAACTAGAACAACATATGCTGAATTTGAACCAGCTTTAGATTATGTCGTCTGCAAAATTCCTCGCTGGCCATTTGATAAGTTTTCTAAGGCCGACCGCACTTTAAGTACCCAAATGAAGGCTACTGGTGAAGTAATGGCAATTGGCCGAACAGCTGAAGAGGCAATGCAAAAAGCGGTAAGGTCTCTTGAAATTGACGAAAAAGATCTCTATTCTAAAGCAGCTCATCATGCAAGTGATGAAGAGATAGAACAAAAGCTAGTTAAAGCACAAGATGACCGTCTCTTTTATTTAGCAGAAGCCTTTCGCAGAGGTTATAGTCTTGAAGATGTTCATGAATTAACCAAAATTAACTTTTATTTCTTAGATATTGTTAGTCACATGGTAGAGATGGAGAAAAATATCCAAGCAAATAAGGATAATCTTGAAACTTTACGTTTAGCTAAGAAATATGGTTTTAGTGATGCAACCATTGCTACTTTATGGAATGAGAGTATTGATCAGATTAGAGATTTGCGCAAAAATAATGGGATCATTCCAGTCTACAAGATGGTTGATACTTGCGCAGCAGAGTTTGAATCAAAGACACCGTACTTTTACTCAACTTATGATGGTGAAAATGAATCACATAAGTCTGGTAAAAAATCAGTAATTGTTATTGGTTCTGGTCCAATTAGAATCGGACAGGGGGTCGAGTTTGATTATGCAACTGTTCACTGCGTAAAAGCACTTCAAAAGATGGGCTATGAAGCAATTGTTATTAATTCAAACCCAGAAACTGTTTCAACTGACTTTTCAATTTCTGATAAATTGTATTTTGAACCCTTAACCTTAGAAGATGTATTGAATGTTTGTGATTTGGAAAAGCCCGAAGGTGTAATTGTTCAGTTTGGAGGACAAACTTCAATTAATTTAGCTGCTGGCTTACAAGATCATGGAATTAAAATCTTGGGAACTAGTGTTAAAGATCTTAACCGTGCAGAGGATCGTGAACTATTCGATCAGATAATTAAGAAACTTAAATTAAATCAACCAAAGGGCTTAACTGCAACAACACATGAAGGAGTTATTAAAGCAGCTGAAGAGTTAGGATATCCGGTCTTGGTCCGTCCAAGTTATGTACTTGGCGGAAAAGCAATGGAAATTGTTTACAACAAGGGTGAGCTTGAAGAATACTTACATGATCACGTAGATATTGCAGCTGATCATCCAATTTTAGTAGATGACTATTTAGACGGTCGTGAGTGTGATGTCGATGCAATTTGTGATGGACAGGATGTTTTACTACCCGGAATTATGGAACACATTGAACATGCTGGTGTTCACTCTGGAGATTCAATGGCGGTTTACCCACCACAGAACTTTACGGATGAAGTTAAAGATAAGATTATGGATGTTACGCGTAAGCTTGCTCTTACTTTGAATTGTGTGGGAATTATGAACATTCAATTTATTGTGAGAAATGGTGAAGTTTATGTAATTGAAGTAAATCCTCGCGCAAGTAGAACAGTTCCATTTTTAAGTAAGATAACTGGAATTGAAATGGCACAAGTTGCCACCCGGGTAATTATGGGCGAAAGCCTAGCGCAGCAGGGCTACAGTGATGGTCTAGCACCTGAACCAGAATTGATTAGTGTTAAGGCTCCCGTTTTTAGTTTTAGCAAGTTAGCTGATGTAGACTCATATCTTGGGCCAGAAATGAAATCAACAGGTGAAGTAATGGGAAGCGACCATACTTTTGCGAAAGCTCTTTATAAGGCTTTTGCCGGCGCTAAGATGCAACTACCTGAAAATGGAAATGTTTTGTTAACAATTGAAGACAAGGATAAAGAAAAGATTCTCCCAATTGCAAAGAGATTTGCGAGAATTGGTTATCGGATTTTTGCTACTAAGGGTACAGCAGACTTCTTAAAGAATGATGGGTTACATGTTGATCTTGTAACTAAAGTTCATGAAAACGAAAACGCAGATGACAACATCTTAAATGAATTAAGAGAGGGAAGAATTGATTTAGTGATTAATACCATGGGGCATGATATTGAAAAGAATTCTGACGGCTTCATTATTAGACAAATGGCTATACAACAGAATGTCCCATTATTGACAGCACTGGACACAGCTGACGCACTTTTAACATCTCTTGAAAATAGATCATTTGCAACAGACGCTTTAAAATAG
- a CDS encoding dihydroorotase, producing MTTVIKNGTVYQNGHLIKADVLIDGQKIKAIGTDLEGEEIIDASGMIVSPGLVDVHVHYRDPGQTYKEDIKTGSQAAARGGFTTVGAMPNVTPVPNTAELMDKMVRENQKKGLVHILQYGPVTNDETTDIIPDYAALKKAGAFALSNDGHGVQSAQTMYLAMQKAKENNLIIAAHAQDDSLFNKGIVNEGIAAEKLDLPPVTELAETTQIARDLLLAQKTGVHYHICHVSTKTSVELVRLAKARGIKVTCEVAPHHILLTDSDIPEDNAYFKMNPPLRSKEDQVALLVGLLDGTIDLIATDHAPHAKAEKQGGMRGAAFGITGSETAFSTLYTRFVKEEKVFTLEQLLSLLTDKPATVFGIENAGLLAPGENADIAIFDIEHQREIKEDDFKSKGVNTPFTGHKVYGETVMTFVDGKVVYQRGTK from the coding sequence ATGACTACTGTAATTAAAAATGGAACTGTGTACCAAAACGGCCACCTAATCAAAGCCGATGTTTTAATCGATGGTCAAAAAATTAAGGCTATTGGAACTGACCTAGAAGGGGAAGAAATAATTGATGCTAGCGGAATGATAGTTAGCCCCGGCTTAGTAGATGTTCATGTGCATTATCGTGATCCTGGTCAAACGTATAAGGAGGATATCAAAACTGGTAGCCAAGCGGCAGCACGTGGGGGTTTTACAACCGTTGGTGCTATGCCTAATGTCACTCCTGTTCCTAATACAGCTGAATTAATGGATAAAATGGTTAGAGAAAATCAAAAAAAGGGGTTAGTTCATATTCTCCAGTATGGTCCTGTTACTAATGATGAAACAACTGATATTATTCCTGATTATGCGGCACTTAAGAAAGCAGGCGCATTTGCATTAAGTAATGACGGACATGGAGTTCAAAGTGCGCAGACAATGTATCTAGCCATGCAAAAGGCTAAAGAAAACAACTTAATTATTGCAGCCCATGCCCAAGATGATTCACTTTTTAATAAAGGAATTGTTAATGAAGGAATAGCAGCTGAAAAATTAGACTTACCACCAGTTACAGAACTTGCTGAGACTACGCAAATTGCTCGTGATCTCCTTTTAGCACAAAAAACAGGAGTCCATTACCATATTTGTCATGTTTCGACAAAAACCAGTGTAGAATTAGTTCGTTTAGCAAAAGCACGAGGTATTAAGGTAACGTGTGAGGTTGCACCGCATCATATTTTATTAACAGATAGTGATATTCCTGAAGATAATGCTTACTTCAAGATGAATCCACCACTAAGAAGTAAAGAAGATCAGGTAGCTTTGTTAGTTGGCTTGCTAGATGGAACAATTGATTTAATTGCGACTGATCATGCTCCCCATGCTAAAGCGGAAAAACAGGGTGGTATGCGAGGAGCCGCTTTTGGAATTACGGGAAGTGAGACAGCATTTAGCACCCTTTATACTAGATTTGTAAAGGAAGAAAAAGTTTTCACGCTTGAACAATTACTATCTCTTCTTACTGATAAGCCAGCTACAGTATTTGGCATAGAAAATGCAGGTCTTCTTGCACCGGGTGAGAATGCCGATATTGCGATTTTTGATATTGAGCATCAAAGAGAAATTAAAGAAGATGATTTTAAGTCTAAGGGAGTAAATACACCATTTACTGGTCATAAGGTATATGGCGAGACAGTGATGACGTTTGTTGATGGTAAAGTTGTATATCAAAGGGGAACAAAATGA